The following is a genomic window from Methylomarinum vadi.
ATTCGAGCAATTAAATACTGTGCGGCAACAGTTGGAAGATAACGGTATTGCCGAAATGCGGCGGCAAATATCCGATGGCAACCGGATCGATACCGTGGCCAGCGTCAACATCCGCTTTCAAGGCACCGATACCGCATTAGTTGTCGAGTTTGCCGATAAGGCACAAATGCGTCGCGCTTTCGAACAGCAATACCGGCAACATTTCGGCTTTGTTTATACGGACAAAGCATTAATCCTGGAATCAATCACAGTCGAGATCGTCGGAATTAGCGACGTGGCCACGACGTCGATTCCTTTTCAGACACCGCAACAAACGGGACCGATCACAACAACCACGCTATTCAGCAACAATACTTTTCACGACACGCCGGTATTCAGACGCGAGCAGTTGCAGGCAAATTCTCTTATCAAAGGGCCGTCCATCATTCTGGAAAGCACCTCGACGATCGTCGTCGAACCAGGTTGGCAAGCGGAAGTGACAGAGCAAAATAATCTGCTGTTAACTCGATTCGAAACCGTGCGACAAACGTGGCAGGACGAAACGGTTGTCGATCCGGTCAAATTGGAAATTTTCAATAAATTGTTCGTCTCGATCGCCGAGCAAATGGGATTCGTGTTGCAGAATACCGCGCATTCAATCAATATCAAGGAACGCTTGGATTTTTCCTGCGCGATTTTCGATCACAACGGCGAACTGGTGGCCAACGCACCTCATATCCCGGTGCACTTAGGGTCCATGGGAGAAAGCGTGAAAGCCTTGTTGGATAAGCAAGGCCATGATATCGAGGCCGGCGACGTGTTCATGCTGAATTCGCCCTACCATGGCGGCACGCATTTGCCCGATATTACCGTCGTCACTCCGATTTTCGAAGAGGCAGGCAATCAATTATTGTTTTTCGTGGCTTCGCGCGGCCATCACGCCGATATCGGCGGCATCTCTCCCGGCTCCATGCCTTCGGCCAGCAAACATATTGATGAGGAAGGTGTAGTCAGCAGCGGAATCAAGATCGTAGTCGATGGCGTGTTTCAGGAAAAAGCGATCAGGCAATGGCTCGGGGCAACGGACTACCCGGCCCGTAATCCAGATCAAAACATCGCCGACTTGCAGGCGCAAATCGCCGCCAATAACAAAGGCGTCATCGAATTAAAAAAAATGGTCGCGCAATATTCATTGCAAACGGTCAAGAGCTATATGCGGCATGTACAAGACAATGCCGAATATTGCGTTAAACAAGTCATTGCCAAGTTAACCGATGGTCGCTATTTTCATCGTTCCGACCAAGGCAGTGAGATTCGAGTAGCAATCAGTATCGATCGTAAAAGGCAAACGGCTTGTATCGATTTTTCAGGAACATCCAACCAACAAGACAATAATTTCAATGCACCGGCGGCGGTGTGCAAGGCGGCGGTGCTCTATGTGTTCAGGACACTGGTAGAGGACGATATTCCGTTAAACGCCGGCTGCCTGAAGCCGCTGCAAATCATTATTCCGGATGGGTCGCTGTTGAATCCCCGGCATCCCGCCGCCGTGGTTGCCGGCAATGTTGAAACCTCGCAATACATTGTCGACGCCTTATATGGCGCTCTGGGGATACTTTCCGCCGGCCAGGGCACGATGAATAACCTGACCTTCGGCAACAAGGACTACCAATACTATGAAACCATATGCGGCGGCTCAGGCGCCGGCAAGGGTTTTGACGGTTGCGACGCGGTACAAACCCATATGACCAACTCCCGCATCACCGACCCGGAAGTCCTGGAATGGCGATTTCCGGTATTGCTGGAGCAATTCGCCATTCGTCAAAACAGCGGCGGCAGCGGACAGTTCAAAGGCGGCAATGGCGTAATACGACAAATCAAATTCCTGCAACCGATGTCGGCAAACCTGCTGACCAGCCGACGCGTGAAGACGCCTGCTGGACTCCTGGGCGGCGGTGCCGGCAAAATCGGAGTCAACAGTTTGCTTAAGGCAAACGCCAACATGATTTCCCTACCGGGCTGTACGCACATCGAACTGAATGCGGGCGACAGTCTGAGAATTGAAACACCGGGCGGCGGTGGTTTCGGAAGCGAGTATGATAAAGATTGAAGCTCGGCAGAAAAGGGTTACGAGATGATAGACTTGTACTGCGAACGGCTAGCCCGAATATTTCATGATAGAGGCGGGCAAGTTTGTTGATATTTGATAAAATTCAGTTACTTAGATTGAATTTAACCAACAACTTGCCCATGACAAATTGTACTCCAGCTCAAATAGAATTTCCTCCCTTAAAACGCCGTAAAATAGACGCCCAATTCAGTGGTGGAGCGATCACCAGTGATGGCGGTGTGCTGTTGTTACGAGCGGTTGACCAGCAGTTAGGGTTAACCGAACGGATAGCGGCGCAGATTCCTGACGCCAGAGCCCCTGACCGCGTGCAACACTCTGTGATCAACCTGCTCCGTCAACGGGTTTATGGCTTGGCGTGTGGGTATGAGGATTTGAATGATCATGACACGCTCAGAAATGATATCGCCTTTCAGACGGCGGTGGAAAAGGATCAGACATTGGGCAGCCGATCCACCTTGTGCCGGTTTGAGCAGCAGGCGGATCGCGCCTTGATGTGGCGAGTTCATGAGGAGTTGCTGGCACAGTTTATCGCTTCGTATGAGACACCGCCGAAATCGTTGATCCTGGATTTCGACGCCACCGACGATCCGGTTCATGGCGAACAGGACGGACGTTTTTTTCATGGCTACTATCGGCACTATTGTTTCCTGCCGTTGTATGTCTTTTGCGGCCATCACTGCTTGGTCAGTTATCTACGTCCCAGCAATATTGATGGCGCCAAGCACAGCTGGGCGATTCTGGCTTTGCTGGTTCGGCGCTTGCGTCAGGCTTGGCCGGACGTTGACATCACGTTTCGCGGCGATGGCGGTTTTTGTCGCCATAAGATGCTGAGTTGGTGCGAGCGGCATCGCGTTCACTATATTGTCGGGTTGGCCAAAAATAAACGCTTAACGCGCTTAAGCCAACCCTGGATTGAACAAGCCCGGCAACAGTTCCAAAGCGAACAGCAGAAACAGCGTCTCTTTACCGATTTCCACTATAAAGCCGGCACCTGGAAACGCCGACGCCGTGTCATTCTTAAGGCCGAACACATGAGCCAAGGGAGTAATCCCCGCTATGTCGTAACCAATCTGGACGGCGATGCACAAACACTCTATGAAACCGTTTACTGTGCGCGAGGCGACATGGAAAACCGGATTAAAGAACAACAATTGGATCTGTTTGCCGACCGCACCAGTTGCAGCCTGTGGTGGCCGAATCAGTTTCGTTTGCTGTTATCGACACTGGCCTATACGTTGATCCATGCGATTCGCCGAATCGCCCTCAAAAATACCGAACTAGCGACAGCCACTTGCGCCACCATTCGCCTGAAATTGTTTAAAATCGGTGCCGTCATCATTCGTAACACCCGTCGTATTCGACTGCTGTTCAGCAGTCAGTATCCGTTTCAATCCTTGTTTAAATCCGTTTGTCAGCGCCTGTGCCCTGATTAGTACAAACAAAGTGCTGTGCCCGGCACGCTGATAAACAATGGGGTAAGGGGAAGTTGCGCCTGAAAAACGGAAATCAATGCTTAATTCCCTTTTTGACCGCTCAATTTCTCCTTACGATCGCATGTTTTAAAACAAACGAGGGTTTCGATAGGGTTTCAAGGGACTGATGAAATATCCGGGCTAGACCCGGGATTTTGGGCTGAACCGATAAACGCCCTCAGCAATATTGCCTTCC
Proteins encoded in this region:
- a CDS encoding hydantoinase B/oxoprolinase family protein, giving the protein MTDFTARWQFWIDRGGTFTDIVARAPDARLITRKLLSENPERYLDAAIQGIRDILQAHQNQPLAQHIQAVKMGTTVGTNALLERQGEPTALLITQGLGDCLRIAYQNRPDIFALHIQLPKPLYQTVVEIEERVDVQGNILHALNLDKARQQLQQLYDSGLRSVAIVLMHAWRFPRHEQQLANLAQQIGFPQISVSHRTSPFMKIVGRGDTTVVDAYLSPILRRYVDQVSNGLAFAEKEKPQLLFMQSNGGLSEAHHFHGKDSILSGPAGGIIGAVKTAEAAGFDKIIAFDMGGTSTDVAHYNGELERCYETEVAGVRMRVPMLSIHTVAAGGGSKLLFDGMRYRVGPESAGANPGPAGYRRGGPLTVTDANIMLGKLPLFPAVFGPDGDLSLDYENVRLLFRQLASRIATENGDRRSPEQVAEGFLDVAVENMAAAIKKISVQKGYDVSSYTLCCYGAAGAQHACKVADRLGMKKIFLHPFAGLLSAYGMGLADYRLLREQAIEQPWLDVSFEQLNTVRQQLEDNGIAEMRRQISDGNRIDTVASVNIRFQGTDTALVVEFADKAQMRRAFEQQYRQHFGFVYTDKALILESITVEIVGISDVATTSIPFQTPQQTGPITTTTLFSNNTFHDTPVFRREQLQANSLIKGPSIILESTSTIVVEPGWQAEVTEQNNLLLTRFETVRQTWQDETVVDPVKLEIFNKLFVSIAEQMGFVLQNTAHSINIKERLDFSCAIFDHNGELVANAPHIPVHLGSMGESVKALLDKQGHDIEAGDVFMLNSPYHGGTHLPDITVVTPIFEEAGNQLLFFVASRGHHADIGGISPGSMPSASKHIDEEGVVSSGIKIVVDGVFQEKAIRQWLGATDYPARNPDQNIADLQAQIAANNKGVIELKKMVAQYSLQTVKSYMRHVQDNAEYCVKQVIAKLTDGRYFHRSDQGSEIRVAISIDRKRQTACIDFSGTSNQQDNNFNAPAAVCKAAVLYVFRTLVEDDIPLNAGCLKPLQIIIPDGSLLNPRHPAAVVAGNVETSQYIVDALYGALGILSAGQGTMNNLTFGNKDYQYYETICGGSGAGKGFDGCDAVQTHMTNSRITDPEVLEWRFPVLLEQFAIRQNSGGSGQFKGGNGVIRQIKFLQPMSANLLTSRRVKTPAGLLGGGAGKIGVNSLLKANANMISLPGCTHIELNAGDSLRIETPGGGGFGSEYDKD
- a CDS encoding IS1380 family transposase, with amino-acid sequence MTNCTPAQIEFPPLKRRKIDAQFSGGAITSDGGVLLLRAVDQQLGLTERIAAQIPDARAPDRVQHSVINLLRQRVYGLACGYEDLNDHDTLRNDIAFQTAVEKDQTLGSRSTLCRFEQQADRALMWRVHEELLAQFIASYETPPKSLILDFDATDDPVHGEQDGRFFHGYYRHYCFLPLYVFCGHHCLVSYLRPSNIDGAKHSWAILALLVRRLRQAWPDVDITFRGDGGFCRHKMLSWCERHRVHYIVGLAKNKRLTRLSQPWIEQARQQFQSEQQKQRLFTDFHYKAGTWKRRRRVILKAEHMSQGSNPRYVVTNLDGDAQTLYETVYCARGDMENRIKEQQLDLFADRTSCSLWWPNQFRLLLSTLAYTLIHAIRRIALKNTELATATCATIRLKLFKIGAVIIRNTRRIRLLFSSQYPFQSLFKSVCQRLCPD